TACTAACACAACCGCTTTAGTTTGGTTTCTATTTATTATCTCCTATATGTGTGATGTATTATGTAGGGTTAGATACTGATAAGAAGTTTAATTTACCAGGGTTTTGGCCTGATCCTTCAacattaaatcaaattcccAAAGAACCTCATGAAATTCAAGCCGAAATCGCTCGTATTAAACGGGCCAGATTAGAGAAAAGACAACgattagaagaaaaagcaaGAGAATTAGGTATATCCgaagaagattttgaagaagaacaacaacaagaaatacTGGCTTAATTTTCGTGGGTTCAACTTTTCAAGTACAATACCAAATATGATATGCttattttatattcttcGAAATTATTTCGTCGGCTTCGTGTAAATACAACTGTATAAAAATACAAACCCTATAATATGACTATTTTTGTGGATGTTAATGCATTATCATCTTTGATCAAGTCTAGCTCGAATGACTCGTAAATTGTAATCCAAATCATCTATTGTACTTTGTGAAAGTTTCAATGTGTTTGTTGCGGAatattcaagaattttCGTAATAGCAGCAGCCatatcaacatcaatagCAGGTGTACTAATAGGAGCTCTCACTGCTCGTGATGCAGATGCATCTTGAGAGAATGAAGTAGCCGGTACTTGTGATGGTACTGGTGGCACCGGTGGTGGTGAAGTCAAATTATTCATAAACAACGGGGTTTGGTTGTCAAAAGATCCTGCACCATTACCAAACTGAACATTGGGGTTAGTCAAACCACCACCGGCAATTGGAGATTCAATATTCGATATAGGAGAGAAATTATACCCTGACatttgctgttgctgttgtggttgtggttgtggttgtggttgatCCTGTGGGTTCCGTAGCTCTTGTACTTGTACTTGTCCAGGACCTCTCTTCCGATTCCAATTTTCCAACACCCCCAACTTGTGCTTCAATGAACCGCTTAGATATGAGTTAATATTGTTGTACTTTTGCGTAGTTACCAGTGAAGAATCACTTACAACGcttgttgaatttgtttCCAAGGCTGATAAGGCCGAAAGGGGTTTGCCTTCCAATCCTGGAATAGTTGAGTTATCATTACCTGGCGATATCAGCCCTAAAGGTTCTGTTACATCAATGGATTTGTTATTATAGAATGGActattttgaaattcattcatttcattCACAGTAAACCAGGGATCATTGCTATTATCAACTTGAACAGACATATCACCAAGttcattctttttattttcaaatcgaccatcatcatccacTATTTCATCATAATCGTCAGCGGGTTCCAGCAAACAACtatcaatgatttcttcaatagAAGCATAACTCAAGGTAACTTTACCTCTCTCATTAACTAACCCCactaattcatcaatttcccAAGGAATAACCACATTCAAATAACCCATAAcctctttcaattttttcaaactcTTATTTTCATCTAAAGTACTCAATTGCTGATTTAAATAGACTAGTTGTCCAGAATCACCACTAGGCCAATCAagtaaattaaataaatgtGTCTTTTTCCATGAGGAAAAAATCCGTTCAGACGATACCGAATGCCAAGATCTTATGATCCACTCAATTGCTCGAATCAAAGATATGTGATAGTCTGATTCTGATAAAACTTCTAAAGCAGTAGCCGCGGTTGCCACTGGAGTTCTAGTTAAGTTATCTTCAATCATTGGATCAGATCCAAGTTGTGATTTACTTCTTTGTAAATTGATCATTTCCaaatattgttgtaatCGGtacaatattttgaattcttCAACAATTCCAAAATTCATCggtaaataatcaaatttgattcCAGAATAGGTTGTATTGTAAGGATTTTTATGATTAgcttcatttttcaaataacaAAGTcttatattattgaatttcaaatttatgaTACGATGAGACGAACAATCATccaaaataattaaaattttccGTCCATTTGGTCTTGAATTCGATAGTTTATGATCCAATCTAgtcaaataattttgaaacatGGATGAAGTGATCCATTTATTggtatttgatttataaaaaatattgtaaACTTCCGTAAGTTTATTCATCAAAGTTTGATAGGACACCGAATCAAATTGCATTGAATTTAAACTAACATGAGTACTTTTAGAAacatcaaatttatcatatttCCCGACAATTATTGGTGTCAATTTTTCTGATCCATCAATGTTACAACCTAGCATGATTGTTAATGAATGTTCAGCCGATGAGTTTGATTGTTTAATGCCCTTGTCTATAGAGGAAACATCGAATATTTGATCCAATGGCAAGGAAtagaacaattgaaaatcatcaataacaaACACATCTTGAGGGGCATAGCCTTCTTGAGCAACAATGTCTCGCAAATATCGTTTCAATTCTAGTATTTCATCCAATTTCCAAACTTTGTTTAAATTGTATCCACGATTGTTTAAAATGTCCTGTGGTGATCCTGTTATGTTGatgttcaattttttcacaaAATGAGAACACCATTTTTGATTGAATATACCATTACCTTCTTGTCCCTCTTTAGGTAATCGAGTCCATATGGCATTGGCTGTCAGTTGAATAATTGGTGTGGTGATGGGTATTCCTTCCCAATTTGCTTGGGTGATCCATTCAGTTAATATTCGTCGTAATAATGGGTTTGCCCGTTTACGTCTTCTTATGAGTTCAAATTCAGATTCTTTCCTCGAGATTATATCATTTTTCGAATTCAATATCCGTGATATTGTTGTCTGTGATGGCGGCTTTTCGGAATTATATTCTTTCATAGCCCAAAGTGCCAAATCAGATTGTGTCATTTCAGGATTTGCTTCTGCTTTTAAACAGATTCCTATCTTTTGCTTTATAGTGTAACCCATTACTCGTTGAGTTCTGCCATTAGTGTGTGGCCAATTTCCAGGAGAatccaaaaagaaaaaaataaaaataaaaatggtTTGACAAATGGCCTATGTCTTGTTAATGATCGATTATAGTACCCTAACCGATGTAAATTGACTGAAGTTAAaagtattttattttatcttTGTATATCcgattatttttttattaagaAAGTGGCAATCAGTAAATAAAGATGTAATATTAGTACATTTTAGTCAGAAATAAAATTTCGGCTTTAcgaattaaaaattttttttttgtcatccttggatttcttttctcGGAGggatttgattgaaatttgattgattgatgaagTATAATGGATGCGAGTACCCGCAAGGTAGAATATACGACTTCgtcaattgattatttactCTTTAATCTTCGTCGTTTTACCTTAGAACTGGATACTTTGTCAAAACTTATCAACGAGTCACAGAATACCCAGACTAACCTTTGTCTTTCCCATGGTTAACAGGGATTAATCATCAATGCTATGTGATTGGATTTCGAGCTAGTAAATGATGTCACACTTGATTAAGtttgaaatgaaatagTTTTATCCAAGTTATTAAGTTATCATTAGGGCTCTTTGCTCTTCATCAACGGCATAGTTGGGTAGTTACCGTTGTTACATTCAGGGAACATAGAGACTCCACATCTTGTCATGAGCAACACATATTTGAGAAGGGTCTTCACATTTGCTTCTGTTATAAGTTTATTCAATATATCGATTATAAAGAGAACAATCGGAGaccagaagaagaagccaTATTTGATTCGATTCAATGCTTAAAAGATCCACTCTATTGTTATTACCATCTTCAAACTAATTGAATCAAAGAGAATTAAATTGATAGATTATCAACATTTCAgatacaattttttttttgtagtAGTTACTATGTTGGTTGCAAAGTTTTTAACTTCAATCTGGTTAAACCAAAAGAGAAATCAATAACTCTGTTTGTCggtatttttgatttttataataagattatatatatatatataatagCTACTTGGGAATTATATCAACTAACCAAATACCatattgaattcaattctgTTAGCAATTATAGGTTctaattttcatttaaaaaatctACTACTCTtttaaaaatcaatttaaacaattcatcattttcgATAAATAACGAATGTCTACCTTTCTCAATCTTCTCCAAATGTTTATTGCCCAGCTCATTAGGaaccaatttgaaaaattgttcaCTGCctttaatatcattaatattatcattagtaCCATGAAGGATTAACAAAGGTAAATCATCTTTAAATTTAGCAACATTTTCTGGTTTCAATAATGCATCACCTCTAACAAACATATCATTGAATTGTCTCACTGAcccaatcaattttttatcatgttctataatataattcttCCATCTCTCGTTGGAAGTAATATAATCAAAGTTCAATTTGGAATCAATTTTGAAGTTTGGCAATAATCTACTAATAACTGGTTGTAAAGTTCTCAAAACAATGTTGGGTTGAGTGTTTGGATGtaattgaatcaatggACCACAAGCAACAATGGCTCtaatatcatttaaatatttccCTCTAATACCATAATTTAAGATGATTGCACCACCCATAGAATGACCAAGTAAGAAGAATTTCTCATTGCTATTACTAACCGGTCTAGCATCCAAATTACgtttaataaagaaatctaaatcattaaaaacATGAAATTCATTAGTTAATCCAACTAAATTACCTGGAGAAGTTTCACCTGCACCTCTTTGAtcgaaaaagaaaacctCGTAACCATTTTGAGATAAATTATCGAAAAATTCAgtataaatatttgattcttcAGCAAATCCATGAACAAAGATTATTTTACCTTTGTAAGAAACTGATGGTGGGACTTTCCAAGTGACAGTTTTAAAATTGGCACCATTATGTTCAACAAATTCGATTTCTGGCGTGCCTTTAGGTTTATATGGGATTTCAACAGTAGCcattcttttaaaaaaggAGGAAATGATTGAGATTAAGTTTAATTAAGGGAGAGggtataaatatataaaaaagaaagaggaATAAACAAGATATGAAGAAAAGTATGAGAGATCTTTGACTAggaaataaatatttccTTCTGTGtgcgtttttttttttttgcggTCCTGCCACCACCTCCACCTTTCTAATGTTATAATATGTATTTACTTTACCCCTCCGCCACAGTAAACCAAACAACAATCTACAATTTAGAGAATATATCAataacaaagaagaaggtTAATTGGATCAATAAACTTGGTAGAATTATGGATATAATGGTATTAATGACGACGTAAATAAGATGTTACAATTTTTTGACTTTAATTCTACCGATTCTCTTGATATTCAATGAGTCAGGTTTTGCCATGAGTTTGGTTATACGTTAATAACATTTGGTGTATAGCAATTAGAAGAAGGATACTTGTAATATCCGAGGATTATACATTACAGATATCCGTAAGATAGTTGTGTGCGACACGTGCAAAAGATAAACCAAATAAACAACCACttatgaaatcaaaatgtATAAAAAAGGCGGAGTAAGAAACTTAAGCCCGCCCAACAAACAAGTAATCAAGTAGCAGACGATAATAGTAGTATGTAGTACGTGTGTTGTTGTAAGTGAAGTACAAGAGGATCTATTAAACTTTATTAGGAGGGGGAGGACGAGGAGGAGGGAAGTTTGAGTATATATCACATGACAAGAATATAagtttgtttcttttttcatctTGCCCTAATTAAGGAAATCACAGAGACCACCAATGGAAATAAGAACACATactaaatcaaaatcaaaatgttAATAAGTAgtccttcttcttcttcttcttcttctttaattggttgataatatttaagagaatataaattataaactCTTCAGAGAAACAAgatcaaatatttaatcaaattttccttttttctttcaaccTTGGTACATACACACTCTCGTTTAAGATAaccatttgaaaaataacaacaataatctACCCAccttccaaaaaaaaacacacacacaataTAAACATTATTTTCCACTATATTTGTTCAAATTCTTATACACAACAACTACTTAATTGGATAACAAATAATGGTGTTAACACATTCCATAGCAACAGATGGAACTCATATTTTCCATAATAAAGTTTCTGGGAACTATCTTATTTTAACTCTGGGAGGTGGTGTTGAAGTTTCTAAAACAATACcatttgtttatcaaaACCTTGCTAATGCTAAACCCATTTCTTGTATTATTGGGGTAATTAGattaaaattcaattcttaCGTCATAATTGCTGATAAACATTCTGTCACAGGATCGATTTTAGGTCATGATATTGGATTTATTGAATCGTTTCAAATTTTACCTATTGGAATCAATGAtttggcaaaaaaaaatttagaagaattgagttatttgaaattattaactactcatttgaataatgctacattatattattcaattgataataaatatgaCGTTACTAATTCATTACAAAGACAATACAATAAAAGTAGTACTATTGGTGAGGTAGTACCTGTCGATGATAGATTTTGGTGGAATAAATATTTGACCCAAGATTTAGTAAATCAACAAGTTGGTAATGATTTTGTTCATCCAATAATTTATGGATATTTTAAATCCCATTCAACTATTTTCAATGGGAAATCATTACAATTTGCTTTGTTGACCAGACGTTCAACTTTAAGAGCTGGAACAAGATATTTCCGTCGTGGgattgatgttgatggtAATGTGGccaattttaatgaaacTGAGCAAATTTTTATATCTGATGACAATCATCTTTTTTCGCTTTTACAAACTAGAGGTTCAGTTCCAGTTTATTGGGcagaaattaataatttaaaatataaacCAAATTTGGTCATTAGTTCTCAATCTTCATTAGATGCTACTGAAAAACAtttccaacaacaagttTCATTATATGGAGATAATTATTTAGTTAATTTAGTCAATCAAAAAGGTTATGAAAAACCTGTGAAACAAGCTTATGAATCAGCagtaaataatttatcagaAAAATTGGGTCAACATGtgaattatatttattttgatttccaTCATGAATGTAAAGGGATGAAATAtcataaaattaatttattattggataaattgatttctttagGATATACTCtgaataattattttgaatatgatttaaataccaacaaaatcattagATTACAAGataaaatcattagaaCCAATTGTATGGATTGTTTAGATCGTACAAATGTTGTTCAAAGTACTATTGGACGTTGGGTAttacaaaatcaattgacagaaactaattatttttcatcatcaaataatatcattccttttgaaaaattgaatcctcaattcaatttatttttccaaaatttttGGGCTGATAATGCTGATGCTGTATCTTGTGCTTATTCTGGAACTGGAGCTTTGAAAACTGATTTCACTCGATTAGGTAAACGTACTTATAAAGGAggattaaatgatttaatcaattccATTACAAGatattataaaaataatttaactGATGGTAGTAGACAAGATTCTTATGATTTATTCTTGGGTAAATATAAACCATTCCAAGATTCAATTAGATCTCCATTTATTGATAGAAGATCTCcttataatcaattattaccTTATTTAATGGGTACATCATTTTTGATTCTATTAGCAATAATTTATTTCCCAAAAGGTTCAATTTGGGattggaaaaatttattcattatggctttttgtattttatttaattttaaaaatttagcTTATATCAATAGTCATGgttatcaatttgttgattggcctaaattgattaatttggatttcttgaagaaaaatgaaatttataCTAATGGTACTACTGGGAAAATTGTTGGTATTAAATATGAAGAAGCAGAAAATTTTACtgttaataataagaaaaagaattgattaattataGGGATTAgtttcttttattattattatttagaTTGTCGTCGTcgttgtggttgtggttgccgttgttgtttattttatataatagATGATTTATACATTCTTTCTGCTTTACAAAACTTTGCTCACTGTAAATGTTCtctcctttttctttcatattcaatatcaataaatcaataaatagTGTATATTATTGATCACTGAATCAGAATCTATACTAATACAAGAATAACAATATGTGTTTATATAGAAACTAATCTTTATGCCtatgaattaattaattaataaataaataaataaataaataaataaaatttatatCCTTCCtaactgaaaaaaaaaaaaaaaagtaaaaaaacCTTTTCCCAAAATAAACCTTTCCCTTCTTTTATACCTCCACATTATTATACACATGAAATAATACAATGTTATCGAACCCGACTCATACGacaatttgtttaacatatattataaattaatggtGGGTGGActattcattaataattgttgagTGCTTATTTCATtgttatttaatttatccCCAAATTCcatcaattcaaaaattaaactcATATTAGGACATATTCGATCACAGGcatcaatatatttttgatcaccattctttaataattcataaGCTTCATTAACTCCCAATTGGAATTTCTTCATATAATATGCCACAACTACACAGGCAGATCGTGACACTCCACATTGACaatgaatcaatattttccGTCCAGtagtgaaaaattgatcaatcTTATTGgttatttgaaataaatcttttgatatatttgaattatgtGACCAGGGAATATACACATATTCTCGTTGATCAGGAACTTGGTTAATATACACTCGAGACAAGTTCTCACATTCTTTCGCCACATTGATTACCAAATCAAACTTATTGATATCTATTTTCCCTTGAACTGGATCTGAAtacaaataaatcaaattgttcaaCACATTTTTCGGTCCATTTGGATATGCATTTATTGATGTCAGTTCTTGTAATTCTTCAGGGGCATGAAATCTCTTGGAATTGTATCTCACATTTTGTGGTGTTGATAAGATGGTATTGGTGATAGTGGTAGTTGCAGTGccattattgttgttaaaaTTTATcgtttcttcattatttatCAGGAATGAAGATTCCAAAGGTGTTTGCAATGctatattattgaatttttgattGAGTGATGATTGTATAGGAGACATGGATATTGATAAGCCTCTATCTACACCTAGTGGACTGTGTAATCTAGGAGGAGTGGAAAGTGGAGATGATTTCGATTGTAAAGCGAATGGTGGAGC
This is a stretch of genomic DNA from Candida dubliniensis CD36 chromosome 1, complete sequence. It encodes these proteins:
- a CDS encoding endoplasmic reticulum and Golgi lipid phosphoinositide phosphatase, putative (Similar to C. albicans SAC1;~Similar to S. cerevisiae RSD1) — encoded protein: MVLTHSIATDGTHIFHNKVSGNYLILTSGGGVEVSKTIPFVYQNLANAKPISCIIGVIRLKFNSYVIIADKHSVTGSILGHDIGFIESFQILPIGINDLAKKNLEELSYLKLLTTHLNNATLYYSIDNKYDVTNSLQRQYNKSSTIGEVVPVDDRFWWNKYLTQDLVNQQVGNDFVHPIIYGYFKSHSTIFNGKSLQFALLTRRSTLRAGTRYFRRGIDVDGNVANFNETEQIFISDDNHLFSLLQTRGSVPVYWAEINNLKYKPNLVISSQSSLDATEKHFQQQVSLYGDNYLVNLVNQKGYEKPVKQAYESAVNNLSEKLGQHVNYIYFDFHHECKGMKYHKINLLLDKLISLGYTSNNYFEYDLNTNKIIRLQDKIIRTNCMDCLDRTNVVQSTIGRWVLQNQLTETNYFSSSNNIIPFEKLNPQFNLFFQNFWADNADAVSCAYSGTGALKTDFTRLGKRTYKGGLNDLINSITRYYKNNLTDGSRQDSYDLFLGKYKPFQDSIRSPFIDRRSPYNQLLPYLMGTSFLILLAIIYFPKGSIWDWKNLFIMAFCILFNFKNLAYINSHGYQFVDWPKLINLDFLKKNEIYTNGTTGKIVGIKYEEAENFTVNNKKKN
- a CDS encoding (monoglyceride) lipase, putative (Similar to C. albicans YJU3), coding for MATVEIPYKPKGTPEIEFVEHNGANFKTVTWKVPPSVSYKGKIIFVHGFAEESNIYTEFFDNLSQNGYEVFFFDQRGAGETSPGNLVGLTNEFHVFNDLDFFIKRNLDARPVSNSNEKFFLLGHSMGGAIILNYGIRGKYLNDIRAIVACGPLIQLHPNTQPNIVLRTLQPVISRLLPNFKIDSKLNFDYITSNERWKNYIIEHDKKLIGSVRQFNDMFVRGDALLKPENVAKFKDDLPLLILHGTNDNINDIKGSEQFFKLVPNESGNKHLEKIEKGRHSLFIENDELFKLIFKRVVDFLNEN
- a CDS encoding cytochrome c assembly mitochondrial chaperone, putative (spliced gene;~Similar to S. cerevisiae PET100;~Similar to C. albicans PET100); the encoded protein is MGFIRAFITRITRTQLETAKFGFYLLSPICVMYYVGLDTDKKFNLPGFWPDPSTLNQIPKEPHEIQAEIARIKRARLEKRQRLEEKARELGISEEDFEEEQQQEISA
- a CDS encoding pyruvate decarboxylate genes regulator, putative (Similar to C. albicans PDC2;~Similar to S. cerevisiae PDC2), with protein sequence MGYTIKQKIGICLKAEANPEMTQSDLALWAMKEYNSEKPPSQTTISRILNSKNDIISRKESEFELIRRRKRANPLLRRILTEWITQANWEGIPITTPIIQSTANAIWTRLPKEGQEGNGIFNQKWCSHFVKKLNINITGSPQDILNNRGYNLNKVWKLDEILELKRYLRDIVAQEGYAPQDVFVIDDFQLFYSLPLDQIFDVSSIDKGIKQSNSSAEHSLTIMLGCNIDGSEKLTPIIVGKYDKFDVSKSTHVSLNSMQFDSVSYQTLMNKLTEVYNIFYKSNTNKWITSSMFQNYLTRLDHKLSNSRPNGRKILIILDDCSSHRIINLKFNNIRLCYLKNEANHKNPYNTTYSGIKFDYLPMNFGIVEEFKILYRLQQYLEMINLQRSKSQLGSDPMIEDNLTRTPVATAATALEVLSESDYHISLIRAIEWIIRSWHSVSSERIFSSWKKTHLFNLLDWPSGDSGQLVYLNQQLSTLDENKSLKKLKEVMGYLNVVIPWEIDELVGLVNERGKVTLSYASIEEIIDSCLSEPADDYDEIVDDDGRFENKKNELGDMSVQVDNSNDPWFTVNEMNEFQNSPFYNNKSIDVTEPLGSISPGNDNSTIPGLEGKPLSALSALETNSTSVVSDSSSVTTQKYNNINSYLSGSLKHKLGVLENWNRKRGPGQVQVQELRNPQDQPQPQPQPQQQQQMSGYNFSPISNIESPIAGGGLTNPNVQFGNGAGSFDNQTPLFMNNLTSPPPVPPVPSQVPATSFSQDASASRAVRAPISTPAIDVDMAAAITKILEYSATNTLKLSQSTIDDLDYNLRVIRARLDQR